TCGGGTGCGGCATTGCCCGTGGTGTCGCAGAGCGAGATCTCCATCTCCGGATTCAGCGCGGCGACACGCTCCACCCAGGAGAGCGCCTCCGCCTCATCCACCACGCCCTCGAAGGGGCAATGGAAGGTGCAGGAGAGGTTGAAGCGGATCTTCTGGCCGGGCGGCGCATCGCGCACGATGGAGGAGAGATCATCGAAGCTCGCCTGGCGCGAGCGGTTGAGGTTGGCCTGGTTGTGCCCCTCGGTGAGCGACATGAAGAGGCCGAGGCGATCGGCACCCGCCGCGATCGCCGCGTCGAAACCGCGGCGGTTGGGCACCAGCACAGTGCATTCCAGGCCATCCAGCTGCTTCGCCGCCTGCAGCACCTCGCCCGTATCCGCCATCTGCGGGATGGCCTTGGGGCTGACGAAGCTGCCCACCTCCATGCGGCGGATTCCGGCGGCATGCAGCGCGCGGACAAGGGCGATCTTCGTCTCGGTCGGCACGAATTGCTTGATGGGCTGCAGCCCGTCGCGCGGGCTCACCTCGGAGAGGGTGACGTTCATCGGGCTTCTCCCAGCAATTCATGGAACACATGGTCATTGTCAGCACCGGCGGCGCGGCCCGTCCAGCGCACCATCTCGGCCGGTGTCACGCCATCGAGGCGGAAGGGCGGTGCGGGGTGCAGCACCTCGCCCAGCAGCGGGTCCTGCACCGGCAGCACCGTGCCGCGCGCCCGGAAGTGCGGGTCATTCGCGCAATCGGCCATGTCATAGAGGCGCGAGCAGGGAACCTCGGCCTGCTCCAGCAGCGCCTCGGCCTCGCGCGCCGGCAGGGTCTTCGTCCAGGCGGCGATGGCGGCGTCGAGTTCGGCCGCGTGTTCGCAGCGGCCGCCATTCGTCGCCATGCGGGGATCGGCCGAAAGCTCCTCACGGCCGATCAGCGTCATCAGGCGGCGGAAGATCAGGTCCGAATTGCCAGCGACGCAGAGCCACTTCCCATCGGCGCAGGGATAGGTGTTGGTGGGGGCGGCGGTCGGAATCGCCGCGCCCGCCGGCTGGCGGATGGCGCCAGTGAGCCCGTATTCCGGCAGCATGCCCTCCATCAGCGAGAAGACGCTGCTGACGAGGTCGAGATCCAGGATGCGCCCCTTGCCGTCGGGGGTGCGGTCCCGCCCCCAGCAGGCGGAGACCAGCGCGAGCGCCGCATACATGCCGGCCAGATCGTCGCTGATGGAGACGCCGCAGCGCGGCGGCGGATATTCGCTCTGGCCGGGATTGGCGGTCAGGTGGCGCAGGCCGCCCATCGCCTCGCCGATGGCGCCGAAGGCGGGCTTGTCGCGGTAAGGCCCGTCCTGCCCATAGCCGCTGATGCGCGCGATGGTGAGGCGCGGATTTTCCGCCTGCAGCACGGCGGGGCCAAGGCCGATGCGCTCCAGGTAGCCCGGGCGGAAATTCTCGACCATCGCATCGGCGCGGGCGCAAAGCGCCTTCACGCGGCGCTGGCCCTCGGCACTCTTCAGGTCGAGCGTGACGGAGAGCTTGTTGCGGCCATGCACGCTGAACCAGACGGAATGCCCGTCCTTCTTCGAGCCCCAGCCGCGAAAGGGGTCGCCCTCCGGCGGCTCGACCTTGATGACCTCGGCGCCGAGATCAGCCAGCAGGCGGGTGCAGAAGGGGGCGGCGATATAGTGCCCCAGCTCGACGATCTTCAGGCCTTGCAAGGGCAGCATGCGTGTTCCCCCGTGATTCACCGCGCGGGTGTAGCGCGGGCCGGCCCCGCCGAGAAATCCCGCGAAAGGGAATCTTCATTCACGCGGCCTATGGATCATGTCCGGGAGCGGTTCCCCTGCCTCTCCCGTCTCTCCCGGATGCCGCCTGCATGCGCGCAGGCGCGTGACCCAACTCGGGGGCGGGTGCCTCGCGGCATCCGCCCCCATCTTTCGGGCGCCCCGCTTCCGGCCTGCCTCCGCATGCGCCACTCTCCCGCGCATCACGCCGGAGGAATTCCCCCATGGATGAACGCACCAAGACCCTGGCCCAGGCCGCCGGCCTCGCTGCCACGGCCACCCGCTTCCCCGCCGATGTGGAGGAGGCGTTGGCCACCCTCGCCAAGCACAAGGCCGCCCTGCCCCGCAGCAGCGATCCGGCGCTGGAGCCCACTCCCGCCTATCAGGGGCCGCGCGCATGACCGCGCCGCACCAGATGACACTGGCCGAGGCCTCGGGCCTGATCGCGGCCCGCCGGCTCTCGCCCGTCGAGCTCCTCGCCGATTGCGCGGCGCGCATCGCGGCCGTCGAGCCGCAGGTCAACGCCTTCATCCGCCAGACGCTGCCCGAGGCCGAGGCCGCGGCGCGCGAGGCCGAGGCCGAGATCGCGAAGAACGGCCCGCGCTCGGCGCTGCACGGCATCCCCATCGGCATCAAGGACATCATTGACCTGGCCGGCCACCCCACGACCTGCCACTCGCGCCTGCGCCTGGATCATGTGGCGACGGAAGACGCAGCGGTGGTAGGGCTGCTGCGCAAGGCGGGCGCGGTGTTTCCGGGCAAGCTCGCCACCCATGAATTCGCCATTGGCGGCCCCGCCTTCGACCTGCCCTTCCCGCCCGCGCGCAACCCCTGGAATACGGCGCATCACCCGGGCGGCTCCTCCTCCGGCTCGGGGGCGGCGGTGGCCGCGCGCATGCTGCCGGCGGCGCTGGGCACCGACACCGGCGGCAGCGTGCGGCACCCGGCCTCGCATTGCGGCATCGTCGGCCTCAAGGCGACCTACGGCCTGGTCCCGCGCGAGGGCGTGTTTCCGCTGGCCTTCTCGCTCGACCATGTGGGACCGCTGACGCGCACCGTGCGCGACGCCGCGCTGATGCTGAACGTGATGTCCGGCGGGCGCGAGGATTACTCGCGGGACCTCGGCCTCGGCCTCAAGGGCCTGCGCATCGGCTTCGTGCGGCATTTCCATGAGACGGACATGCCGGCCGACGCGGAAATGGCGGCGGCGCTGGAAGAGGGCGCGCGGCTGCTTGCGGCCGAGGGCGCCATCGTCACCGATGTGACGCTGCCGCGGCTTTCGGAATTCGCCGCCGTGAACCGCACGGTGCTCTATGCCGAGAGCTCGGCCGTGCATGAGGAATGGCTGACCACGCGGCCCGACGAATACGCGAATGTCACGCGCCGCCGCCTGCTGCCCGGCCTCTTCCTGCCGGCGGTGGACTACATGCACGCGGCGCGGCGCCGCACGCAGCTCATCGCCGCGATCGAGGCCGCCTTCCAGGATGTGGACGTCCTGCTGACGGCGAGCAGCATGGACCCCGCCTGCCGCATCGACGACACCGAAGCGGTGGAGCGCACCTATCCGCGCCAGGCGCGCACGCCCTTCAACGTCAGCGGGCACCCGGCCATCACGGTGATGTCGGGCCTGTCCTCCGGCGGGCTGCCGCTCTCGCTGCAATTCGTGACGCCGGCCTTCACCGAGGCGCTTCTGCTGCGCGTGGCCCATGGCTTCGAACGCGCGGCGCCCTGGAAGGACCGTGCGCCGCCGCTCGATGGCTGAGGCGGTCTTTCCGCCCGGCTGCGTCGTCGCCGTCGGGCTGAAGAGCGAGGCGGCACTGCTGCCGCCGGGCGTGCGCTGCGTGGTCTCGGGCGGCGATCCGGGGCGGCTGGACGCGCTCTGGCCCGCCGATGCGACGGCGGTGCTCTCCTTCGGCATCGCGGGCGGGCTCGCGCCCGGCGTGACGACGGGCGAGTTGCTTGTCGCCTCGTCCTTGTGGGAGGCAGGCGAGACGCTTGGCGTGGACGCGTCCTGGCAGGCGGCGATCGCGGCGCGCTGCGGAGCGCGGGCCAGCCTCATTGCCGCGAGCGGGACGCTGCTGGCCAGCGCCGCCGAGAAGGGTGCGCTGCATCGCGCCTCGGGCGCGCGGGCGGTGGACATGGAAAGCGGCGCCGCATGGCGCTTCGCGCGAGCGCGCGGCCTGCCCTTTGCCGCGTTGCGCGCCGTGGCCGATGGGCCCGGGGATGTGCTGCCCGAGGCCGCCACCGTCGGGCTCAACCCGGACGGCTCGCCCGCGCCGCTGCGCGTGCTCGGCGCGCTGCTGCGCCGCCCGGGCGACCTGCCTGCCCTGCTGCGCCTCGCGCGCGCCAGCGCCGCCGCCCATGCGGCGTTGCGCCGCGCGCTTGCCTCCGCCGGGCCCGCGCTCTAACTGCCGCGCAAACCGGAGGACCCTTCATGCTTCGCCGCACGCTTCTCACCGCCGCCCCTGCCGCCCTCGCCCTGCCCGCCGCCGCGCAGGACTGGCCCACCGCGCCGATCCGCGGCGTCGTGCCCTTCGCGGCCGGCAGCGCCACCGACATCGTCGCCCGCCTCTTCGCCGAGCGCATGCGCGAGGGGCTGGGCCAGCCCGTCGTCGTGGAGAACCGCGCCGGCGCCTCGGGCCTGATCGGCGCCGAGGCGGTGGCGCGCGCCACGCCCGATGGCAACACCATCCTCTTCGGCACCAACTCCACCAATGCGGCCGCCAATGCCCTGTTCCGCCGCGTGCCTTTCGACATGGAGCGCGACTTCGCGCCCATCTCGCTGCTGGCCTCGGTGCCGCTGCTCGTCGCCGTCGCGGCCAACAGCCCGCACCGCACGCTGAATGACCTGCTGACGGCGGCGCGCGCCCGGCCCGAGGCGGTGACCTTCGCCTCCGCCTCCTCCTCGCAGCGCGTCGCGACCGAGATGCTGGCCAGCATGGCGCAGGCGCGCATGCTGCACGTGCCCTACCGCTCCTCCCCCGCCGCCGTGCAGGACCTCATCGCGGGGCGCGTGGACCTCTTTGTGGCCGACCAGGCGGTGATCCTGCCCGCCGCCCAGGCCGGCCAGCTGCGCGTGCTGGGCGTGACCACGCGCGGCCGCTCGCCGCAGCTGCCCGAGATTCCGACGGTGGCGGAGGCCGGCAACCTGCCGAGTTACGAGCTCTTCGCCTGGTTCGTGCTGGTAGCACCGGCCGGCACGCCCACGCCGCACATCGCACGCCTCAACGCCGCCGTGCGCCAGGCCAGCGCGAATCCCGAACTGCGCCAGCGGCTGGAGCAGGTGCTGGGCATGACCGTCACGCCCTCCACGCCGGAGGAGGCACAGGCCTTCATGCGCAGCGAGACGGTGAAGTGGACCAACGCGATCCGCGCCGCCGGCATCGAACCGGAATAGGCCGCGGCCCGGCGGCCAACGCAAAAGGGCGAGCCGCGAGGCTCGCCCTTTTTTGTGTTCCATCAGGAAGAGTGGCGCACCCGGAAGGACTCGAACCTCCAACCCCCAGATTCGTAGTCTGGTGCTCTATCCATTGAGCTACGGGTGCTTGCCGTGGCCCGGGGAATAGCCTTCGCGGCCATGCCGCGCAACCCCCCGGGCGTCAGCTTTGTGACGATCCCGCCGCGCGTTGCGGCAGGGGCGCCATGCGTGCCGCGCGGATCAACCGGCGATCTTGTTCAGCTCCCGCACCACGCTCTCGCCCATCACGGAGCAGCTGATGCGCGCCATGCCGGGCTGCATGATATCCGCCGTGCGCATCCCGCCGGCCAGCACGCGCTCCACCGCCTGCTCGACCATGCGCGCCTGCTCCTCCATGCCGAAGGACCAGCGCAGCAGCATGGCGAAGGAAAGGATCTGCGCCGACGGATTCGCGATGCCCTTGCCCGCGATGTCCGGCGCCGAGCCATGGATCGGCTCATAGAGCGCATGCCGCCGGCCATCGGGCTGCACCGCGCCCAGCGTCGCCGAGGGCAGCATGCCGAGCGAGCCCGTGAGCGCGGCCGCGAGGTCGCTCAGCACATCGCCGAACAGGTTCGAGGCGAGGATCACGTCGAACTGCTTGGGGCGCGAGCAGAGCTGCATCGCAGCGTTGTCCGCGTACATGTGCTCCAGCTCGACATCCGGGAACTCGGCCTTGTGGACCTCGCTCACCACGGCGCGCCAGAGGCGGCCGGACTGCATGACGTTGGCCTTCTCGGTGCTCGTCACCTTGTTGCGGCGCTTGCGCGCGAGGTCGAAGGCAACGCGCGCGGCGCGGGCGATCTCGTCCTCGGAATACACTTCGGTATCAATGCCGATGCGCTTGCCATTCGCATCGGTGTGGATGCCGCGCGGCTCACCGAAATAGATGCCGCCGGTGCTCTCGCGCACGATCATGATGTCGAGGCCGCGCACCACGTCGGGCTTGAGCGAGGAGGCGTCCACAAGCGGATCGAGCACGATGGCCGGGCGCAAATTGGCGAAGAGCCCCAGCTCCTTGCGCAGCCGGAGGATGCCGAGCTCGGGGCGCTGCTCGAAGGGCAGCTTGTCCCACTTGGGGCCGCCGACGCTGCCGAACAGCACCGCATCCGCTTCGCGCGCCGCTTCCAGCGTGCGGTCCGGGCAGGGCACGCCCTCGGCGTCGATTGCCGCTCCACCGACCAGGCCCTCGCCGATCTCGAAGCGCACGAGGCGGCGCTGCTCCATCCAGTCGATGACGCGGCGGACCTCGTGCATCACCTCGGGCCCGATGCCGTCACCGGGCAGGACGAGGAGCTTCTTGTTGGCGATCACAGGCGGTTCTCCGCGGCATGCAGCCAGGGCTGGGCCTGGCGCTGCTTGTCTTCGTAGCTGTCGATGGATTGGGTGTGCTGCATGGTCTGGCCGATATCGTCCAGGCCGTTCAGCAGGCAGTGGCGGCGGAACGGATCAATGGCAAAGGGAATCTCCTCGCCATTCGGGCGCACCACGACGTTGCGCTCGAGGTCCACCGTGATGCGGGCGTTGCCGCCGAGCTTGGCGTCCTCCATCAGCTTCTCGCAGATCTCCCGCGGCAGGCGGATGGGCAGCAGGCCGTTCTTGAAGCTGTTGTTGTGGAAGATGTCGGCGAAGTCCGGCGCGATGACGCAGCGGATGCCGAAATCGAGCAGGGCCCAGGGGGCATGCTCGCGCGAGGAGCCGCAGCCGAAATTCTCGAAGGCGATGAGGATCTCAGCCTTGCGATAGGGCTCCTGGTTCAGCACGAAATCCGGCTGCTCCGAGCCATCCGCATTGTAGCGGAAATTGGCGAAAAGGTTCTTGCCGAAGCCCGTGCGCGCGATGGACTTCAGGAAGCGCGCGGGGATGATCTGGTCGGTGTCGACATTGGCCTTGGGCAGCGGGGCCGCGATGCCGGTCAGCGTGGTGAAGGCTTGCATGTCACAGGCTCCCCTTGGGCTGATAATCACGCACATCGGCCAGGTGGCCGGCAATCGCAGCCGCCGCAGCCATGGCGGGCGAGAGCAGGTGCGTGCGCCCGCCCGGGCCCTGGCGCCCTTCGAAGTTGCGGTTGCTGGTGCTGGCGCTGCGCTGGCCCGGCGTCAGCTTGTCCGGGTTCATGCCGAGGCACATCGAGCAGCCCGCCTCGCGCCACTCGAAGCCGGCCTCGGTCAGAATGCGATCCAGCCCCTCGGCTTCCGCCTGCGCCTTCACGAGGCCGGAACCCGGCACCACCATGGCGCGCACGCCATCGGCCACGCGGCGGCCCTTGGCGATGGCGGCGGCGGCGCGGATGTCCTCGATGCGGCTGTTGGTGCAGCTGCCGATGAAGGCGACGTCGATCTTGAGGTCCGTCAGCTTCTGGCCCGGCGTCAGGCCCATGTATTCGACCATGCGGCGAAGCTGGGCGCGGCGCGCCTCGTCCTTCGCCTCTTCCGGGTTGGGCACCACGCCGGTGATGGGCAGCACGTCCTCGGGGCTGGTGCCCCAGGTGACCTGCGGTGCGATCTCATGCGCGGCAAGCTTCACCACGCGGTCGTAATGCGCGCCCGGATCGCTCGGCAGGCTGCGCCAATATTCCATGGCGCGCTCCAGCGCCTCGCCTTTCGGTGCCATGGGGCGACCGCGGATATAGTCGAAGGTGGTCTGGTCCGGCGCCACCATGCCGGCGCGCGCGCCGCCCTCGATGGACATGTTGCAGAGCGTCATGCGGCCGGCCATGTCGAGCGCGCGAATGGTGTCGCCGCAATACTCGATGACGTGGCCGGTGCCGCCCGCCGTGCCAATCTTGCCGATGATGGCGAGCGTGATGTCCTTGCCCGAGCAGCCGATGGCGAGGTTGCCCTCGACCAGCACCTGCATGTTCTTGGCCGGCTTCTGCAGCAGCGTCTGCGTCGCCAGCACATGCTCCACCTCGGAGGTGCCGATGCCGAAGGCGAGCGCGCCCATCGCACCATGCGTCGAGGTGTGGCTGTCACCGCAGACGATGGTCATACCCGGCAGCGAACGCCCCAGTTCCGGCCCAATGACATGGACGATGCCCTGGCGCTGGTCGAGCAACGGGATCAGCGGCATGCCGAATTCGGCCGCGTTCTTCTCCAGCGTCTCCACCTGCAGGCGGCTCTCGGGGTCCACAATGCCGGTGTAGCGCGAGGCGTCAGTGGCGATGTTGTGGTCGATCACGCCGAGCGTCAGGTCCGGCCGGCGGATCTTGCGGCCGGCGAGGCGCAGCCCCTCGAAGGCCTGCGGCGTCGTCACCTCATGGGTGAGGTGGAGGTCGATGTAGAGAAGGGCCGTCCCGTCCGGCAGCGTCTCGACCACATGGGCGGCCCAGATCTTGTCGAACAGCGTGCGCGGCTTTCCGTCGCTCATTGGCGGCTTCTCCCTCTCGGTCTCTCAACGGGGCGAGGGGCCCGGCGGGGCCCTTCGCAGGCATCGGCCGGGGGCGGCAGCGGCCCCCGGCATCCGGGCCTCAGGCCTCGGCGGCGTCCTTGGCGGCAGCCTCGGGGGCCGTGCGCAGGCCGAGCTTCTCGGCGATGCGCGCCGACTTGCCGGTGCGGCCACGCAGGTAATACAGCTTCGCGCGGCGCACCTTGCCGCGACGCACCACGGAGATCTCCGCGATGGCCGGGGAGTGCAGCGGGAAGACGCGCTCCACGCCCTCGCCGTAGGAGAGCTTGCGCACGGTGAAGTTGCTGTGCAGGCCGCGGTTGGAGCGCGCGATCACCACGCCCTCATAGGCCTGAACGCGCGTGCGCTCGCCTTCCACGACCTTCACCATGACGCGCACGGTGTCACCGGCGGCGAATTCGGGAACGGGACGGCTCGCGGTCAGGCGGGCCTTCTGGTCGGCGTCGAACTGCTGCAAGAGGTTCATGGTCAAGTCCTTTCGAAGAGATTGCTTTAGGCCGGGGCTTGCGCGCCCGCAACCTGCATGCGGTTCCAGAGATCGGGCCGCCGCTCGCGCGTCGCGGCCTCGGATTGGGTGCGCCGCCAGCGCGCCACCTCGGCATGGTGGCCCGAGAGCAGCACGGGCGGGACGGCGCGGCCCTGCCATTCGGCGGGCCGCGTGTAGTGCGGGTATTCGAGCAGCCCCGCGCTGTGGCTTTCCTCGACGGCGCTTTCGGAGGCACCCATGACGCCGGGCAGCAGCCGCACGCAGGCATCGAGCAACGCCAGAGCGGCAACCTCGCCCCCCGAAAGGACGTAGTCGCCGAGGCTGACCTCGCGCATGCCGCGCGCCTCGATCACCCGCTGATCCAGGCCCTCGTACCGGCCGCAGAACAGCACGACGCCGGGCCCGGCCGCAAAGTCGCGGACCATCGCCTGGTCGAGCAGCCGGCCACGCGGCGTCAGATAGACCAGCGGCCGCGCATCGCCATCCGGCATCGCGGCCGAGATGGCGGCATCCGCCACATCGGGGCGCATGACCATGCCGGCGCCGCCGCCGAAGGGCGTGTCGTCCACGGTGCGGTGGCGGTCCGTCGCGAAGCTGCGGATGTCCAGCGCTTCGCAGCGCCAGATGCCCTCGCGCAGCGCGCGCCCGGCGAGCGAGACACCGAGCGGCCCGGGGAACATCTCCGGGAAGAGCGTCAGGATCGTCGCGTGCCAGCTCATGCCGCACCCGCCTCCCCTTGCTCATCCGGCTGCGGTTCCACCAGGATTTCCGCCGGCAGCACCACGGTCACGCGGCGCGCCGCGATGTCCACCGCGGGCACCGCCGCGCGCGTGAAGGGCACCAGCCGCTCGGGCGGCCCCTCCAGCACGAGGAAGGCGCCCGCCCCGTGATCCTCGACCGAGCGCACCCGGCCCAGCGCCTCGCCCGCCTCGGTCACCGCCGCAAGGCCTTCGAGGTCCGAGAGGTAGAACTCGTCGGGGTCCTCGGGCGGCGGCAGCGCCTCGCGCGGAACATAGAGGCGCGTGCCGGTCAGCCGCGCGGCCTGGTCGCGGTCGTTCACGCCATCGATGCGGGCCAGGTCCGGCGCCAGCATCTCCAGCACGAAGCGCTGCGTGCCCGTGGCGTCGCTCAGCGGGCCATAGGCCGTCAGATCCTCGGGCTCGGCGGTGAAGCTGCGGACGCGCACCAGGCCCCGCACACCGTGCGGCCTCCCGATCTCGCCCAACAGGATCATCGCCGGCGCCATGGATCAGATCAGCGCGCGGCGGCCGCGGCGCGTTCCTGCGCCTTCTTCTTCGGCGCCGACTGGATCGGCTGCGTCGGGATCGCGGGCATCGCCATCAGGCCGGCGCGGCCCAGGAACTTCGCCACGCGGTCCGTCGCCAGCGCGCCCTGGGAGAGCCACTCCTTGATGCGCTCCTCCTGCAGGCGGATGCGGTCGGCATGCTCGGCCGGCAGCATCGGGTTGTAGCTGCCCACCTTCTCGATGAAGCGGCCATCGCGCGGCGAACGGCTGTCGGCCACCACGATGTGGTAGTAGGGGCGCTTCTTGGCGCCGGCGCGGGCAAGGCGGATCTTCAGGCCCATCGGGCTGTCTCCTTCGGTAAAGTCAAAATCAAAACGGCCTACGACCTTGGGGGAGGAGGCTGGCGAGCCCGCCGCGCATCATCCCCTTCTGGCCCATCTTGTTCATGCGCTTCATCATGTCGCGCATGTCCTCGAACTGCTTGAGCAGCCGGTTCACCTCCTGCACGGAGGCGCCCGAACCGGCCGCGATGCGCCGCTTGCGCGACGCCTTGATGATCTCGGGCTGGCGGCGTTCCTTCACCGTCATGCTGCCGATGATGGCCGCCTGACGCTTGAGCATGCCGGTGTCGAGATTGGCGTCCTGCAGCTGCGCCTTCACCTTGGCGACACCCGGCAGCATGCCCATCAGGCCGCTCATGCCGCCCATCTTGCCGATCTGCTTCAGCTGCTGGGCATAGTCCTCGAGCGAGAACTGGCCCTTCTGCATGCGGGCGGCGAGCTTCTCCGCCTCGGCCTGGTCGATCGTCTCGGCCGCGCGCTCGACGAGCGAGACGATGTCGCCCATGCCGAGGATACGGTTGGCGATGCGGTCCGGGTGGAAATCCTCGAGCGCGTCGAGCTTCTCGCCCGCGCCCAGCAGCTTGATCGGTGCGCCGGTGACGGCCCGCATGGACAGCGCCGCACCGCCGCGCGCATCGCCATCCACGCGCGTCATCACGATGCCGGTGACGCCCACGCGCTCGTTGAAGATGCGCGCGGTGTTCACCGCGTCCTGGCCGGTCATGGCGTCCACGACCAGCAGCGTCTCGTGCGGCGTCACCGCCTGCTTCACCGCCGCGACCTCGGCCATCAGCGCCTCGTCGATCGAGAGGCGGCCGGCGGTGTCGAGGATCACCACGTCGTAGAGTTCGCGCCGGCCCAGATCCATGGCGCGCTCGGCGATCTGCAGCGGCGTCTGGCCGGCGATGATCGGCAGGCTGGTCACTTCCGCGCGCTCGGCCAGCTGCGCCAGCTGTAGCTGCGCGGCAGGGCGGTGCACGTCGAGGCTGGCGAGCAGCACCTTCTTGCGCTCGCGGCCCTTCAGCCGCAGCGCGATCTTGCCCGAGGTGGTCGTCTTGCCCGAGCCCTGCAGGCCCACCATCAGGATGGCGACGGGCGCCGCGGCCTCCAGGCTGATGCCACGCGGGCCCGGATCATTGCCGCCCAGCGCCTCGACCAGCGCGTCATTGACGATCTTGATGACCTGCTGGCCGGGCTGGATCGAGCGGATCACCTCCTGCCCCACGGCGCGCTCGCGCACGCGGGCGGTGATGTCCTTCACCACGGAGAGGGCGACATCGGCCTCGAGCAGGGCCACGCGCACCTCGCGCAGCGCGTCGGAGACATCGGCTTCGGACAGGGCGCCGCGGCCGCGCAAGCGGTCGAACACTCCCTGCAACCTGTTGCCCAAAGTCTCGAACACCAAAGAGCCCTTCCAAACGTCAAACGCGCCGCTGCGCGAAACTCGCGGAGCGACGGAGATCCCGCAGATCGCAGGACCCATATCGGGGTTTCCCGACGAAGCTGCGTTTAGGGGCTCGGGCCGAGGGCGTCAATCATGTTCGGCGCGCGCCGGCTTACGTCGCCGAAAGGCCCATGCCCCGCAGGATCGGCACCCAGAGGTCGTTCTCGGCCCGGAAGAAGCGGGCGGCCTCGCTGACGCTTCCTCCTATCACGGTCAGGTCGATGGCGGCGAACCGCGCCCGTACCTCCGGATCGGCGAGGATGCTGGTCAGCGCGGCGTTCAGCCGGGCCAGCACAGGCTCGGGCGTGCCGCGCGGCGCGAGGATGGCCTGCCATGGCTCCATGTTGTTCACCTGCGGCAGCCCCGCCTCGCGCATCGTCGGCACCTGCGGCAGGGCGGCGGCGCGCGTGCCCGAGAAGGTGGCCAGGGCGCGCAACTGCCCCGCCTGGGCCTGCGCCGCGACCACCGAGGGCGTGTCCGCCAGATAGGAGATGCGCCCGGCGATCAGGTCGGCCAGCCCGGCCGCGCTGCCGCGATAGGGCACATGGGTGACCTGGAGCTGGTTCACATCGGCGAAATGCTGCGCGGCGACATGGCCCGAGGTGCCATTGCCGGCCGAGCTGAAATTGTGCTGCCCCGGCTCGCGCCGGATCCGCTGGATCAGGCCGGCCGCGTCATTCACCTCCAATTGCCGCGCCGCCACCAGCACGAGCGGGACCTTCGAGGTGATGATCACCGGCGCGAAATCCGCCACCGGATCGAAGGGGA
This region of Sediminicoccus rosea genomic DNA includes:
- a CDS encoding hydroxymethylglutaryl-CoA lyase, which gives rise to MNVTLSEVSPRDGLQPIKQFVPTETKIALVRALHAAGIRRMEVGSFVSPKAIPQMADTGEVLQAAKQLDGLECTVLVPNRRGFDAAIAAGADRLGLFMSLTEGHNQANLNRSRQASFDDLSSIVRDAPPGQKIRFNLSCTFHCPFEGVVDEAEALSWVERVAALNPEMEISLCDTTGNAAPDQVRRLMRQAIEHFGNRFAYHGHDTYGLGLANMAAAWEAGCRVFDAGSGGIGGCPYAPGATGNTAMEDAVWMFHRMGVETGVNWQRLLEAADLAAGIAGAMPGGRVRGVPGARAAA
- a CDS encoding CaiB/BaiF CoA transferase family protein, producing the protein MLPLQGLKIVELGHYIAAPFCTRLLADLGAEVIKVEPPEGDPFRGWGSKKDGHSVWFSVHGRNKLSVTLDLKSAEGQRRVKALCARADAMVENFRPGYLERIGLGPAVLQAENPRLTIARISGYGQDGPYRDKPAFGAIGEAMGGLRHLTANPGQSEYPPPRCGVSISDDLAGMYAALALVSACWGRDRTPDGKGRILDLDLVSSVFSLMEGMLPEYGLTGAIRQPAGAAIPTAAPTNTYPCADGKWLCVAGNSDLIFRRLMTLIGREELSADPRMATNGGRCEHAAELDAAIAAWTKTLPAREAEALLEQAEVPCSRLYDMADCANDPHFRARGTVLPVQDPLLGEVLHPAPPFRLDGVTPAEMVRWTGRAAGADNDHVFHELLGEAR
- a CDS encoding amidase; amino-acid sequence: MTAPHQMTLAEASGLIAARRLSPVELLADCAARIAAVEPQVNAFIRQTLPEAEAAAREAEAEIAKNGPRSALHGIPIGIKDIIDLAGHPTTCHSRLRLDHVATEDAAVVGLLRKAGAVFPGKLATHEFAIGGPAFDLPFPPARNPWNTAHHPGGSSSGSGAAVAARMLPAALGTDTGGSVRHPASHCGIVGLKATYGLVPREGVFPLAFSLDHVGPLTRTVRDAALMLNVMSGGREDYSRDLGLGLKGLRIGFVRHFHETDMPADAEMAAALEEGARLLAAEGAIVTDVTLPRLSEFAAVNRTVLYAESSAVHEEWLTTRPDEYANVTRRRLLPGLFLPAVDYMHAARRRTQLIAAIEAAFQDVDVLLTASSMDPACRIDDTEAVERTYPRQARTPFNVSGHPAITVMSGLSSGGLPLSLQFVTPAFTEALLLRVAHGFERAAPWKDRAPPLDG
- a CDS encoding phosphorylase family protein gives rise to the protein MAEAVFPPGCVVAVGLKSEAALLPPGVRCVVSGGDPGRLDALWPADATAVLSFGIAGGLAPGVTTGELLVASSLWEAGETLGVDASWQAAIAARCGARASLIAASGTLLASAAEKGALHRASGARAVDMESGAAWRFARARGLPFAALRAVADGPGDVLPEAATVGLNPDGSPAPLRVLGALLRRPGDLPALLRLARASAAAHAALRRALASAGPAL
- a CDS encoding Bug family tripartite tricarboxylate transporter substrate binding protein — protein: MLRRTLLTAAPAALALPAAAQDWPTAPIRGVVPFAAGSATDIVARLFAERMREGLGQPVVVENRAGASGLIGAEAVARATPDGNTILFGTNSTNAAANALFRRVPFDMERDFAPISLLASVPLLVAVAANSPHRTLNDLLTAARARPEAVTFASASSSQRVATEMLASMAQARMLHVPYRSSPAAVQDLIAGRVDLFVADQAVILPAAQAGQLRVLGVTTRGRSPQLPEIPTVAEAGNLPSYELFAWFVLVAPAGTPTPHIARLNAAVRQASANPELRQRLEQVLGMTVTPSTPEEAQAFMRSETVKWTNAIRAAGIEPE
- the leuB gene encoding 3-isopropylmalate dehydrogenase, with the protein product MIANKKLLVLPGDGIGPEVMHEVRRVIDWMEQRRLVRFEIGEGLVGGAAIDAEGVPCPDRTLEAAREADAVLFGSVGGPKWDKLPFEQRPELGILRLRKELGLFANLRPAIVLDPLVDASSLKPDVVRGLDIMIVRESTGGIYFGEPRGIHTDANGKRIGIDTEVYSEDEIARAARVAFDLARKRRNKVTSTEKANVMQSGRLWRAVVSEVHKAEFPDVELEHMYADNAAMQLCSRPKQFDVILASNLFGDVLSDLAAALTGSLGMLPSATLGAVQPDGRRHALYEPIHGSAPDIAGKGIANPSAQILSFAMLLRWSFGMEEQARMVEQAVERVLAGGMRTADIMQPGMARISCSVMGESVVRELNKIAG
- the leuD gene encoding 3-isopropylmalate dehydratase small subunit; the protein is MQAFTTLTGIAAPLPKANVDTDQIIPARFLKSIARTGFGKNLFANFRYNADGSEQPDFVLNQEPYRKAEILIAFENFGCGSSREHAPWALLDFGIRCVIAPDFADIFHNNSFKNGLLPIRLPREICEKLMEDAKLGGNARITVDLERNVVVRPNGEEIPFAIDPFRRHCLLNGLDDIGQTMQHTQSIDSYEDKQRQAQPWLHAAENRL